A genome region from Halorussus pelagicus includes the following:
- a CDS encoding DNA-directed RNA polymerase subunit A' — MSTGQSPMEIGEISFGLMDPEEYREMSATKIITADTYDDDGFPIDMGLMDPRLGVIDPGLECKTCGKHSGSCNGHFGHIELAAPVIHVGFTKLIRRLLRGTCRNCSKLLLTDDEKEKYVSKLERTRELSNDLTDVTKSAIREARKKDRCPYCGEVQYDINHEKPTTYYEVQQVLTSEYSEEIAAAMQGNEEEDRDPVAPQELADRTDIDLSRINDIMSGEFRPREDDRKAIEKALDLDLTEEDMNKLMPSDIRDWFEDIPDQDVEVLGISPEKSRPEWMILTVLPVPPVTARPSITLDNGQRSEDDLTHKLVDIIRINQRFMENREAGAPQLIIEDLWELLQYHVTTFMDNEISGTPPARHRSGRPLKTLSQRLKGKEGRFRGSLSGKRVNFSARTVISPDPTLSLNEVGVPERVAREMTQTMNVTERNKEEARRYVANGPEGHPGANYVKRPDGRRLKVTEKNCEELSTKVEAGWEVNRHMVDGDIIIFNRQPSLHRMSIMAHEVVVMPYKTFRLNTVVCPPYNADFDGDEMNMHALQNEEARAEARVLMRVQEQILSPRFGENIIGAIQDHISGTYLLTNENPHFNETQALDLLRATRIDELPEPSGTDDDGEPYWTGRDIFSELLPSDLNLEFTGTVGDDVIIEDGQLVEGTIAEDEVGGFGGEIVDTITKVYGNTRSRVFINEVAALAMRSIMHFGFSIGIDDESVPEEAQNRIDEAIDNAYDRVEELIETYQNGDLESLPGRTVDETLEMKIMQTLGKARDSAGDVAEEHFADDNPAVVMADSGARGSMLNLTQMAGCVGQQAVRGERINRGYEDRTLSHYKPDDLSAEAHGFVEHSYTGGLDPREFFFHAMGGREGLVDTAVRTSKSGYLQRRLINALSELETQYDGTVRDTSDTIVQFEFGEDGTSPVKVSSNEDTEIDVDQIADRIIEEEFGSDERKREFLGEKNPPTNLSEHVDARQAQSDD; from the coding sequence ATGTCAACAGGACAATCACCAATGGAGATCGGCGAAATCAGCTTCGGGCTGATGGACCCGGAGGAGTACCGAGAAATGTCGGCGACGAAGATAATCACCGCCGACACCTACGACGACGACGGCTTCCCCATCGACATGGGGCTGATGGACCCCCGGCTGGGCGTCATCGACCCCGGTCTGGAGTGCAAGACCTGCGGCAAGCACTCGGGTTCGTGTAACGGTCACTTCGGCCACATCGAACTCGCCGCGCCGGTCATCCACGTCGGGTTCACGAAGCTCATCCGCCGACTCCTTCGGGGCACCTGTCGGAACTGCTCGAAACTCCTGCTCACCGACGACGAGAAGGAAAAGTACGTGAGCAAACTGGAGCGAACCCGAGAGCTGAGCAACGACCTCACCGACGTGACCAAGTCGGCCATCCGGGAAGCCCGCAAGAAGGACCGCTGTCCCTACTGCGGCGAGGTCCAGTACGACATCAACCACGAGAAGCCGACGACCTACTACGAGGTCCAACAGGTTCTCACCAGCGAGTATTCCGAGGAAATCGCCGCCGCGATGCAGGGCAACGAGGAAGAGGACCGCGACCCGGTCGCGCCACAGGAACTCGCCGACCGAACGGACATCGACCTCTCGCGCATCAACGACATCATGTCGGGCGAGTTCCGCCCGCGCGAGGACGACCGGAAGGCCATCGAGAAGGCGCTGGACCTCGATCTGACCGAGGAAGACATGAACAAACTGATGCCCAGCGACATCCGGGACTGGTTCGAGGACATCCCGGATCAGGACGTGGAAGTGCTGGGAATCAGCCCAGAGAAGTCCCGACCGGAGTGGATGATTCTGACGGTCCTGCCGGTGCCGCCGGTCACGGCCCGTCCGTCTATCACGCTCGACAACGGCCAGCGCTCCGAGGACGACCTGACGCACAAGCTGGTGGACATCATCCGCATCAACCAGCGGTTCATGGAGAACCGCGAGGCCGGTGCGCCCCAACTCATTATCGAGGACCTCTGGGAACTGCTCCAGTACCACGTCACGACGTTCATGGACAACGAGATTTCGGGGACGCCGCCCGCCCGCCACCGCTCGGGCCGACCGCTCAAGACGCTGAGCCAGCGCCTGAAGGGCAAGGAAGGTCGCTTCCGCGGTAGCCTCTCCGGCAAGCGCGTCAACTTCTCGGCGCGTACCGTCATCTCGCCGGACCCGACCCTCTCGCTCAACGAGGTCGGCGTCCCCGAGCGCGTGGCCCGCGAGATGACCCAGACGATGAACGTCACCGAGCGCAACAAGGAGGAGGCCCGCCGCTACGTCGCCAACGGACCGGAGGGCCACCCCGGCGCGAACTACGTCAAGCGGCCTGACGGCCGCCGTCTGAAGGTAACCGAGAAGAACTGCGAGGAACTGTCAACGAAGGTCGAGGCCGGATGGGAGGTCAACCGTCACATGGTGGACGGCGACATCATCATCTTCAACCGCCAGCCGTCGCTCCACCGGATGTCCATCATGGCCCACGAAGTGGTCGTGATGCCGTACAAGACGTTCCGACTCAACACCGTCGTCTGTCCGCCGTACAACGCCGACTTCGACGGCGACGAGATGAACATGCACGCCCTGCAGAACGAGGAGGCCCGCGCGGAGGCGCGCGTCCTCATGCGCGTGCAGGAACAAATCCTGTCGCCGCGCTTCGGCGAGAACATCATCGGCGCGATTCAGGACCACATCTCCGGGACGTATCTGCTGACCAACGAGAACCCCCACTTCAACGAGACCCAAGCGCTCGACCTCCTCCGGGCGACCCGAATCGACGAGCTTCCGGAGCCGTCGGGCACTGACGACGACGGCGAACCCTACTGGACCGGCCGAGACATCTTCTCGGAACTGCTCCCGAGCGACCTGAATCTGGAGTTCACCGGGACCGTCGGCGATGACGTAATCATCGAAGATGGCCAGCTCGTGGAAGGGACCATCGCCGAGGACGAGGTCGGCGGATTCGGCGGCGAAATCGTGGACACGATTACGAAGGTCTACGGCAACACTCGCTCGCGCGTCTTCATCAACGAGGTGGCGGCGCTGGCGATGCGCTCGATAATGCACTTCGGGTTCTCCATCGGTATCGACGACGAGTCGGTCCCCGAGGAGGCCCAGAACCGCATCGACGAGGCCATCGACAACGCCTACGACCGGGTCGAGGAACTCATCGAGACCTACCAGAACGGCGACCTCGAATCCCTGCCCGGCCGGACCGTAGACGAGACGCTGGAGATGAAGATCATGCAGACGCTCGGCAAGGCGCGTGACTCCGCGGGTGACGTTGCGGAGGAACACTTCGCCGACGACAATCCGGCCGTGGTCATGGCCGACTCCGGCGCGCGTGGGTCGATGCTGAACCTGACCCAGATGGCTGGCTGTGTCGGCCAGCAGGCAGTTCGTGGCGAGCGCATCAACCGCGGATACGAGGACCGCACGCTGAGCCACTACAAGCCCGACGACCTCTCGGCGGAGGCCCACGGCTTCGTGGAACACTCCTACACGGGCGGACTCGACCCCCGAGAGTTCTTCTTCCACGCGATGGGTGGCCGCGAGGGACTCGTGGACACGGCAGTCCGTACGTCCAAGTCCGGCTACCTCCAGCGACGGCTCATCAACGCGCTGTCGGAACTCGAAACGCAGTACGACGGGACCGTTCGGGACACCTCCGACACCATCGTCCAGTTCGAGTTCGGCGAGGACGGTACCAGTCCGGTGAAGGTCTCCTCGAACGAGGACACCGAAATCGACGTGGACCAGATCGCCGACCGCATCATCGAAGAGGAGTTCGGAAGCGACGAGCGCAAACGGGAGTTCCTCGGCGAGAAGAACCCGCCGACGAACCTCTCGGAGCACGTCGACGCTCGGCAGGCCCAGAGCGACGACTGA
- the rpoA2 gene encoding DNA-directed RNA polymerase subunit A'', whose product MTEYDVSEDIETVVEDTDLPRRLKDEVYSTVEARDAVTAEQADQIARAVENRYLDTRVDPLDPVGTVSAQSIGEPGTQMTMNTFHYAGVAEIDVTQGLPRLIELVDARKTPDTPMMTVHLDDEYATDREKAHEVVWQIEATKILALGDISTNVADMIVSIDLNEDTLKERMITPDEISGIIEDELGVQTTQKGAVIEFGPQEPSYRELLQLVEQLRDIVFKGIEDITRVVIRKEQLDVGEEFVLYTEGSAFGDVIEIEGVDASRTTTNNIHEIRKNLGIEAARESIIEETMNTLEEQGLDDVNIRHLMLVADIMTNQGTIESIGRHGISGSKDSVLARAAFEVTVNHLLDAAIHGEVDDLNGVTENVIVGKPIKLGTGDVDLRMGSKPNTEPEASD is encoded by the coding sequence ATGACAGAATACGACGTATCCGAGGACATCGAGACCGTCGTCGAGGACACCGACCTCCCGCGACGGCTGAAAGACGAGGTGTACAGCACCGTAGAAGCCCGCGACGCCGTGACCGCCGAGCAGGCCGACCAGATCGCGCGCGCCGTCGAGAACCGGTATCTCGACACGCGCGTCGATCCGCTCGACCCGGTGGGAACCGTCTCGGCCCAGAGTATCGGGGAGCCGGGAACCCAGATGACGATGAACACGTTCCACTACGCGGGCGTGGCGGAAATCGACGTGACGCAGGGTCTTCCGCGACTCATTGAGTTGGTGGACGCGCGGAAGACTCCCGACACGCCGATGATGACGGTCCATCTGGACGACGAGTACGCGACCGACCGCGAGAAGGCCCACGAGGTCGTCTGGCAGATCGAGGCGACCAAGATTCTGGCGCTCGGTGACATCTCGACCAACGTCGCTGACATGATCGTCTCCATCGACCTCAACGAGGACACCCTCAAAGAGCGGATGATTACTCCCGACGAGATTTCGGGCATCATCGAGGACGAACTCGGCGTCCAGACTACCCAGAAGGGCGCGGTCATCGAGTTCGGTCCGCAGGAACCGAGCTATCGGGAGCTGCTCCAACTGGTCGAACAGCTTCGGGACATCGTGTTCAAGGGCATCGAGGACATCACTCGCGTCGTCATTCGCAAAGAACAACTCGACGTGGGCGAGGAGTTCGTCCTCTACACCGAGGGGTCGGCGTTCGGCGACGTTATCGAAATCGAGGGCGTCGATGCTTCGCGGACCACGACGAACAACATCCACGAGATTCGCAAGAATCTCGGCATCGAGGCGGCCCGCGAGTCCATCATCGAGGAGACGATGAACACCCTCGAAGAGCAGGGGCTGGACGACGTGAACATCCGGCACCTAATGTTGGTCGCCGACATCATGACCAATCAGGGGACCATCGAGTCCATCGGTCGCCACGGCATCTCCGGGAGCAAGGATTCGGTTCTCGCGCGTGCGGCGTTCGAGGTCACGGTCAACCACCTGCTCGACGCCGCCATCCACGGCGAGGTTGACGACCTCAACGGCGTCACTGAGAACGTCATTGTGGGCAAGCCCATCAAACTCGGGACCGGCGACGTGGACCTCCGGATGGGGTCCAAGCCGAACACCGAACCCGAAGCCTCGGACTGA
- a CDS encoding NusA-like transcription termination signal-binding factor — protein sequence MVVTLSDTARQFIALFEDETGATARDCVVFEESDGDERVVFLVKPGDMAKAIGSGGETVRAVESQLDREVVLVEDADTPEAFVANALAPAAVYNVTVSEDDDTIAYAEVDSADTGVAIGEGGKNITTAEKLAKRHYDIDDIQLT from the coding sequence ATGGTCGTCACGCTCTCGGACACGGCCCGGCAGTTCATCGCCCTCTTCGAGGACGAGACGGGCGCGACCGCCCGCGACTGCGTCGTCTTCGAGGAGAGCGACGGCGACGAGCGGGTCGTCTTCCTCGTCAAACCCGGCGACATGGCCAAGGCCATCGGGTCGGGCGGCGAGACGGTCCGAGCGGTCGAGTCCCAGTTGGACCGCGAGGTCGTACTGGTCGAGGACGCCGACACGCCCGAGGCGTTCGTCGCCAACGCGCTCGCGCCCGCGGCGGTGTACAACGTCACCGTCAGCGAGGACGACGACACCATCGCGTACGCCGAGGTGGATTCGGCGGACACCGGCGTCGCCATCGGCGAGGGCGGGAAGAACATCACGACGGCGGAGAAACTGGCCAAGCGCCACTACGACATCGACGATATCCAGTTGACGTAA
- a CDS encoding 30S ribosomal protein S12, with translation MANGKYAARKLRKDRQNHRWSDSDYARRERGLGEKSDPLEGAPQGRGIVLEKVGIEAKQPNSAIRKCVRVQLIKNGKQVTAFCPGDGAISFIDEHDEVTIAGIGGAKGRAMGDLSGVNYKVEKVNGVSMEELVRGNAEKPVR, from the coding sequence ATGGCGAACGGCAAGTACGCAGCTCGTAAGCTACGGAAGGACCGCCAGAACCACCGGTGGTCCGACTCCGATTACGCCCGACGCGAGCGTGGTCTCGGGGAGAAGTCCGACCCCCTCGAAGGCGCGCCGCAGGGCCGAGGTATCGTTCTCGAAAAAGTGGGCATCGAGGCCAAACAGCCCAACTCCGCCATCCGGAAGTGCGTCCGGGTTCAGCTCATCAAGAACGGCAAGCAGGTCACCGCCTTCTGCCCCGGCGACGGTGCAATCTCGTTCATCGACGAACACGACGAGGTCACCATCGCGGGCATCGGTGGCGCGAAGGGTCGTGCGATGGGCGACCTCTCCGGCGTCAACTACAAGGTAGAGAAGGTTAACGGCGTGAGCATGGAAGAACTCGTCCGCGGGAACGCGGAGAAACCGGTGCGATAA
- a CDS encoding 30S ribosomal protein S7, whose translation MAAEDQPDPDKPAGTDEEGTAVAELFGEWDVTNIEYDDPSTERYITVTPVAHTMGRHASKQFQKSEVSIAERLINRLMQTEENTGKKQKTMQITRDAFQKIHDRTEENPVQVLVTAVENAAPREETVRLKYGGISVPKAVDVAPQRRVDQALKYIAEGVHSSSFKTSTDAAEALADQLVGAANYDVQTYAINQKEEKERVAAAAR comes from the coding sequence ATGGCAGCAGAAGACCAGCCCGACCCCGACAAACCGGCGGGCACGGACGAAGAGGGAACGGCCGTCGCAGAGCTGTTCGGCGAGTGGGACGTTACCAACATCGAGTACGACGACCCCTCGACCGAGCGCTACATCACGGTTACGCCGGTCGCACACACGATGGGCCGCCACGCTTCCAAGCAGTTCCAGAAGAGCGAGGTGTCCATCGCCGAGCGTCTCATCAACCGTCTGATGCAGACCGAGGAGAACACCGGCAAGAAGCAGAAGACGATGCAGATTACCCGCGACGCGTTCCAGAAGATTCACGACCGCACCGAGGAGAACCCCGTTCAGGTTCTCGTTACCGCGGTCGAGAACGCGGCCCCGCGCGAGGAGACCGTCCGCCTGAAGTACGGTGGCATCTCCGTCCCGAAAGCAGTAGACGTGGCCCCGCAGCGCCGCGTCGATCAGGCCCTGAAGTACATCGCTGAGGGCGTCCACAGTTCGTCGTTCAAGACCTCGACCGACGCGGCCGAGGCGCTGGCCGACCAACTCGTCGGTGCGGCCAACTACGACGTACAGACCTACGCCATCAACCAGAAAGAAGAGAAAGAGCGCGTCGCGGCCGCGGCCCGCTAA
- a CDS encoding PQQ-dependent sugar dehydrogenase, whose amino-acid sequence MDETSTGRTRRGFLAAVGAAGLAGCGRLAESDDGPEYELNHTAAEWSRYDPEWTPSPESPLAASVTPEVLVENLEIPWDLAFAPKGELFVTERTGRVRRFDGDGLETVASPDSVIDAEAMAPGPDDQPHWETWFLEGGEGGMLGVAVHPKYPDAPYLFVYFTAKTGDGPVNRVVRYDVDAEDPASTGRVVVDDIPADSVHNGGRIAFGPENYLWITTGDAGQGQLAQDTSSLAGSVLRVNAVGDPAPENPDLPGDDSDSRIYTYGHRNPQCITWLPDATPVITEHGPDGHDEVNLLAPGANYGWPEARTREQYAGTDFRRPLVNTSESWGVCGGVFYTGDAIPEWRNRFVFGALIGQRVNVVTLADDADDLPPVGDERAMAFDADWLDDSHAATAHWTLTDVLGRVRHVEQGPDGHLYALTSNRDGRPKGDSFPRQRDDVLVRLTPDDG is encoded by the coding sequence ATGGACGAAACCTCGACCGGACGGACGCGACGAGGATTTCTCGCCGCCGTCGGTGCGGCCGGTCTCGCCGGTTGCGGGCGACTCGCCGAGAGCGACGACGGTCCCGAGTACGAACTGAACCACACCGCCGCGGAGTGGTCGCGCTACGACCCCGAGTGGACACCGTCGCCGGAGTCGCCGCTCGCGGCGTCGGTGACGCCCGAGGTACTGGTCGAGAACCTCGAAATCCCGTGGGACCTCGCGTTCGCGCCGAAGGGCGAACTGTTCGTCACCGAGCGGACCGGGCGCGTCCGGCGCTTCGACGGCGATGGTCTCGAAACGGTCGCGTCACCCGACTCGGTCATTGACGCCGAAGCGATGGCTCCCGGTCCCGACGACCAACCCCACTGGGAGACGTGGTTCCTCGAAGGCGGCGAGGGCGGGATGCTCGGCGTCGCGGTCCACCCCAAGTACCCCGACGCGCCCTACCTCTTCGTCTACTTCACCGCGAAGACCGGCGACGGTCCCGTAAACCGTGTGGTCCGGTACGACGTGGACGCCGAGGACCCCGCCAGCACCGGGCGCGTCGTCGTGGACGACATTCCGGCCGACAGCGTCCACAACGGCGGTCGAATCGCGTTCGGTCCCGAGAACTACCTCTGGATAACGACCGGCGACGCCGGACAGGGCCAACTCGCGCAGGACACGAGTTCGCTCGCCGGGAGCGTCCTCCGGGTGAACGCGGTGGGCGACCCCGCACCGGAAAACCCCGACCTACCGGGCGACGATTCGGACTCGCGCATCTACACCTACGGCCACCGCAACCCGCAGTGTATTACGTGGCTTCCCGACGCGACGCCGGTCATCACCGAACACGGGCCGGACGGCCACGACGAGGTGAACCTCCTCGCGCCCGGCGCGAACTACGGGTGGCCCGAGGCCCGTACGCGCGAGCAGTACGCCGGAACCGACTTCCGCCGACCGCTCGTCAACACCTCGGAGTCGTGGGGCGTCTGCGGCGGCGTCTTCTACACCGGCGACGCGATTCCGGAGTGGCGAAACCGGTTCGTCTTCGGGGCGCTCATCGGCCAGCGAGTCAACGTCGTCACGCTGGCCGACGACGCCGACGACCTTCCGCCGGTCGGCGACGAGCGTGCGATGGCCTTCGACGCCGACTGGTTGGACGATAGCCACGCGGCGACGGCCCACTGGACGCTGACCGACGTTCTCGGTCGGGTGCGCCACGTCGAACAGGGACCGGACGGCCACCTCTACGCGCTCACATCGAACCGCGACGGCAGGCCGAAGGGCGACTCTTTCCCCCGCCAGCGCGACGACGTGCTGGTCAGACTGACCCCGGACGACGGGTAG
- a CDS encoding DUF5781 family protein: MEVHVHGPGPAAPFLRARDIFETEHDLDSPVHVRVRENPDERTWTSHPDDHVLNISRQAATSAMAPELALHEFAHMARHEQDHPSHTQSTEEVLFLALSGKSVERRLVTHCYQIANHMKDIYADDITLRVGPTDKLVSFLESELAAAVADRPASGEDAPASGREGLRITSTADPEITAVNAAFALALVERHDLVDADHRLYDLAHAAANDAPEVSLSAFKHRFKSLGPDPDESEYRRSLVEATREYAVGGGEQAAD, from the coding sequence ATGGAGGTTCACGTCCACGGTCCGGGTCCGGCCGCGCCCTTCCTTCGCGCCCGCGACATCTTCGAGACCGAACACGACCTCGACTCGCCAGTTCACGTCCGCGTCCGGGAGAACCCCGACGAGCGGACGTGGACTTCCCACCCCGACGACCACGTCCTGAACATCTCCCGGCAGGCCGCGACCAGCGCGATGGCCCCCGAACTCGCGCTCCACGAGTTCGCCCACATGGCCCGCCACGAGCAGGACCACCCCTCTCACACCCAATCAACCGAGGAAGTGCTGTTCCTCGCGCTCTCGGGCAAGTCGGTCGAGCGCAGACTGGTGACCCACTGCTACCAGATAGCGAACCACATGAAGGACATCTACGCCGACGACATCACGCTCCGTGTGGGACCGACCGACAAACTCGTCTCGTTCCTCGAATCCGAACTCGCCGCGGCGGTCGCCGACCGGCCCGCGAGCGGAGAGGACGCCCCCGCCAGCGGGCGGGAGGGTCTCCGAATCACCAGCACGGCCGACCCAGAGATAACCGCGGTCAACGCCGCGTTCGCCCTCGCGCTGGTCGAGCGCCACGACCTCGTGGACGCCGACCACCGACTGTACGACCTCGCGCACGCGGCCGCGAACGACGCGCCAGAGGTCAGCCTCTCGGCGTTCAAACACCGCTTCAAGTCGCTCGGGCCGGACCCCGACGAGAGCGAGTATCGGCGCTCGCTAGTCGAGGCGACCCGCGAGTACGCGGTCGGCGGCGGAGAACAGGCGGCGGACTGA
- a CDS encoding elongation factor EF-2 has translation MGRRKKIVEQCERLMDEPEHIRNIAIAAHVDHGKTTLTDNLLAGAGMIADQGEATQLMMDTEEDEQERGITIDAANVSMTHEYEDTNHLINLIDTPGHVDFGGDVTRAMRAVDGALVVVDAVEGAMPQTETVLRQALREGVKPTLFINKVDRLISELQEGPEEMQRRLLSVIDDVNELIRGMTEEMDDIEDWTVSVEEGTVGFGSALYKWGVSMPSMQRTGMDFGDIMELERADKRQELHERTPLSDVVLDMVCEHFPNPIDAQPRRIPRIWRGDDSSELAEGMRLVDEEGEVVLMVTDIGVDPHAGEIAAGRVFSGTLEKGQELYVSGTAGKNRIQSVGIYMGGEREEVDRVPAGNIAAVTGLKDAIAGSTVSSTEMTPFESIEHISEPVITKSVEAKNMDDLPKLIETLRQVSKEDPTIQVTINEDTGEHLISGQGELHLEVITQRIERNQGIPVNTGEPIVVFREAIQEMTEVIEGISPNRHNRFYIQAQPLTEEIIEKIKLGDVSMDMPEQERREALQDAGMQKDMSQNVEHIHGTNILIDDTKGIQHLNETMELVIEGLEEALDDGPLAAEPVQGTLLRLEDAKLHEDTIHRGPAQVIPAVRNAVHNALAQGEVRLLEPMQDVRIDVPNEYMGAASGEIQGRRGRVDDMYQEGDLMVVEGIAPVDEMIGFSSDIRSATEGRASWNTENAGFEVMADNLQTETIMEIRERKGMKLELPEAINYF, from the coding sequence ATGGGAAGACGAAAGAAGATCGTCGAACAGTGCGAGCGACTGATGGACGAACCGGAGCACATCCGGAACATCGCTATCGCCGCACACGTCGACCACGGTAAGACAACGCTGACGGACAACCTTCTCGCCGGTGCAGGCATGATCGCCGATCAGGGCGAGGCGACGCAGTTGATGATGGACACCGAGGAAGACGAGCAGGAACGCGGTATCACCATCGACGCCGCGAACGTGTCCATGACCCACGAGTACGAGGACACCAACCACCTCATCAACCTCATCGACACGCCCGGCCACGTTGACTTCGGTGGCGACGTGACCCGAGCGATGCGCGCCGTTGACGGCGCGCTCGTCGTGGTGGACGCGGTCGAGGGCGCGATGCCCCAGACCGAGACCGTCCTCCGACAGGCGCTCCGCGAGGGCGTCAAGCCGACCCTGTTCATCAACAAGGTTGACCGACTCATCTCGGAGCTTCAGGAGGGTCCCGAGGAGATGCAGCGCCGCCTGCTCAGCGTCATCGACGACGTGAACGAGCTGATTCGCGGCATGACCGAGGAGATGGACGACATCGAAGACTGGACCGTCTCCGTCGAGGAGGGAACGGTCGGCTTCGGTTCCGCCCTTTACAAGTGGGGCGTCTCGATGCCGTCGATGCAGCGCACCGGAATGGACTTCGGCGACATCATGGAACTGGAGCGCGCCGACAAGCGCCAAGAGCTTCACGAGCGTACGCCGCTCTCGGACGTTGTGCTCGACATGGTCTGTGAGCACTTCCCGAACCCCATCGACGCCCAGCCCCGTCGTATCCCGCGTATCTGGCGCGGCGACGACTCCTCGGAACTCGCCGAGGGGATGCGTCTGGTTGACGAAGAGGGCGAAGTCGTCCTGATGGTCACCGACATCGGCGTTGACCCCCACGCGGGCGAGATCGCCGCTGGCCGCGTCTTCTCGGGTACGCTGGAGAAGGGCCAAGAACTCTACGTCTCCGGTACTGCCGGGAAGAACCGCATCCAGAGCGTCGGCATCTACATGGGTGGCGAGCGCGAGGAAGTGGACCGCGTTCCCGCCGGGAACATCGCCGCCGTCACAGGTCTTAAAGACGCCATCGCCGGTTCCACGGTGTCCAGCACCGAGATGACGCCGTTCGAGTCCATCGAACACATCTCGGAGCCGGTCATCACCAAGTCCGTCGAGGCCAAGAACATGGACGACCTGCCGAAGCTCATCGAGACGCTCCGACAGGTCTCGAAGGAGGACCCGACCATTCAGGTCACGATTAACGAGGACACCGGCGAACACCTCATCTCCGGGCAGGGCGAGCTTCACCTCGAAGTCATCACCCAGCGCATCGAGCGCAATCAGGGCATCCCGGTCAACACCGGCGAACCTATCGTCGTGTTCCGCGAGGCCATTCAGGAGATGACCGAGGTCATCGAGGGCATCTCGCCGAACCGCCACAACCGTTTCTACATTCAGGCCCAGCCGCTCACCGAGGAGATCATCGAGAAGATCAAGCTCGGCGACGTGTCGATGGACATGCCCGAACAGGAGCGCCGTGAGGCCCTTCAGGACGCGGGCATGCAGAAGGACATGTCCCAGAACGTCGAGCACATCCACGGGACCAACATCCTCATCGACGACACGAAGGGTATCCAGCACCTCAACGAGACGATGGAACTCGTCATCGAGGGTCTCGAAGAGGCGCTCGACGACGGTCCGCTGGCCGCCGAACCCGTACAGGGGACGCTTCTCCGACTGGAAGACGCCAAGCTCCACGAGGACACCATCCATCGCGGTCCGGCGCAGGTCATCCCTGCGGTCCGTAACGCGGTCCACAACGCCCTCGCTCAGGGCGAAGTTCGACTGCTCGAACCGATGCAGGACGTGCGCATCGACGTGCCCAACGAGTACATGGGTGCCGCCTCCGGCGAGATTCAGGGTCGCCGTGGCCGCGTTGACGACATGTACCAAGAGGGCGACCTGATGGTCGTCGAGGGCATCGCGCCTGTTGACGAGATGATCGGCTTCTCCTCGGACATCCGGAGCGCGACCGAGGGTCGCGCGTCGTGGAACACCGAGAACGCCGGGTTCGAGGTCATGGCCGACAACCTCCAGACCGAGACCATCATGGAGATCCGCGAACGCAAGGGCATGAAACTCGAACTGCCCGAAGCGATCAACTACTTCTAA
- a CDS encoding amino acid-binding protein, with amino-acid sequence MSPSEDTVQPKPYTVRFELEDEPGELLRALEPIAERGGNLLSVFHERGNVTPRGYIPVEVDLECPPDRFDAIVTELRETGVNVIQAGAERYGEEVTVLLVGDVIESDLSETLSSIESKADASVSDVSLSAPGGTSDVSSARLRLAAETGSTGAVVGAVREVADSKELRVVEPLTELEGSA; translated from the coding sequence GTGAGTCCATCCGAAGACACCGTGCAACCGAAACCATACACCGTCCGGTTCGAATTGGAGGACGAACCCGGAGAATTACTGCGAGCTCTGGAGCCGATTGCCGAACGGGGAGGTAACCTGCTGTCGGTCTTCCACGAGCGGGGCAACGTCACTCCGCGAGGGTACATCCCGGTCGAGGTCGATTTGGAGTGTCCGCCCGACCGCTTCGACGCAATCGTCACGGAACTTCGTGAGACTGGCGTCAACGTGATTCAGGCGGGCGCGGAGCGCTACGGCGAGGAGGTGACGGTTCTGCTCGTCGGCGATGTCATCGAGAGCGACCTCTCGGAGACGCTCTCGTCCATTGAGTCGAAGGCCGACGCCTCCGTCTCCGACGTGTCGCTGTCCGCGCCGGGCGGCACCAGCGACGTGTCGAGCGCGCGTCTCCGACTCGCGGCCGAGACCGGTTCGACCGGCGCGGTGGTCGGTGCAGTCCGAGAGGTCGCCGACAGCAAGGAGTTGCGCGTGGTCGAACCCCTGACGGAACTGGAGGGGTCCGCATGA